The sequence TATTGCAGGACTCAAAGCGTTCGTCGTGGCCGTGACCCGAGAACGCAAGGAATGGGGCCCAGCCCTGCGACGAACTGATCGCCTCGCTGTGTGGGGCGTCGGGGTTCATCCGGGGCTTCCGGTCGAAATCTCGGATTTCGATCAGGCCGCCTTCGGCGAGGCAGTCGAGCGGGCCTGCTTCGTCGGAGAGATCGGTCTCGACGGCAAGTCCAAGGCAAGCATGGACTCGCAGCGGCACGTGCTGACACAGATCCTTGAGGTCGTCGCTGCGCGACCGCGGCCGACCACCATTCACAGCGCCGCCGCGTCAGGACCCGTGCTCAACGCACTTCGTGAGCGCCCTATCCGTGCGCCCATCCTCCATTGGTGGCGCGGCAGCGAAAAGCAGACACGAGAGGCCGTCGAACTCGGCTGCTATTTCTCGATCAACGGCGCCGAGGTGAGGCGGCCCAAGGTCCTCTCGCTGCTACCTCCCGAACGCGTCCTTACCGAGACCGACTTCCCGTACTCGCGGCGTTCAGACCCGACCGCAACGCAGCCCGCCGCAGTCGGTTCTACTGAACGGGCGCTGATGCAGAACTGGGGTCTGGACGAGCTGGCACTCCGCCGGCTGCTGTGGCAGAACCTCGCTGAGCTGTTCGATCGCTGCGACCTGACGGAGCGCGTCCCATCGGCCGTTCAGGAAGCGATGCTCGCAGCTGGTTTTCGGTAGCGGGTGCCGCGGGCCGCCGACAATGACGGAGATGCCGCGCGTCCTTACTGACCAGAGGAATGGGCGACGGGCCTGAAGGCCACGGATCACCTTGGCTTCGCGACTCGTCCAGACACGGCCCGTCGATGGGACGCGTCATGTACGGTCGCCGTGTGCGAGACGAGTTGAACGCGGTTACGCGCATGCTCGAGCAACAGCGGAGAGTCGGCGAGATGCTCGAAGGCGGCAGCGTCGGGCGCATGCTCGAGCAACAGCGGAAAGTCCGCGAGATGCTCGAAGGCGGCAGCGTCGGGCGCATGCTCGAGCAACAGCGGAAAGTCCGCGAGATGCTCGAAGGCGGCAGCGTCGGGCGCATGCTTGAACAGCAGCGGAAAGTCCGCGAGATGCTCGAAGGCGGCAACGTCGGCCAGATCTTCGAAACGCAGCAGCGACTCCAGCAGATCATGCGCTCGATTGCGGGCCCATCCGGACTCGCCGCAGCGCTTGCTGGAGACGCGATGCCTTCGCTGCAGCTAGCGACGATTGTCTCGGACATCAGCTTCGCCACGGACGACACCGCTCAAATGGACCTGAGCGAAGAACTGCAAGCAGCAGAGAATGAGCTCGGACCCCCCGTAGAGCACGTCTGGTGGCTAGCGCGCCTCCCGTGGACGCGACAGATCGGATTGCTAGTTGCCCTCCTCGAAGCCATCGCGAAGGCCACGGAATTCGAAGGCGAGATCACTGGCACGGCACTGCCGCCTGCGTACTACACAGCCATCGACGTGCTAGTCGCCCTCGCGGCTGTGCTGTTGATCTGGATCGAAGCTACGGGCGGTTCCCCCGCCCACTCGGACCTAGATAACGCCGACGACTGACTGGCGGGACACTCTAGGAAGCAAGCCGCGAAGGTTGCCCAGAGCACGGGTCGTTGGCGAAAGTGCACGCGCGTTCCGGACTATTTCTCTGCTCGAATGGGGCTCATGGGACAGTGCCGTTCCAGCCCGCCTCCTCGATGCGGCGGTAGTTGGGCGTGACGGCAAGCGCGTCCAGCACCCGCTCAGCAAGCGCCCGCGCTGAATGGATCGCGCACTCGGTGCACCCGTGCCCGAGCCCGTGATCCGGCCACCAAGGATTGCCGGAGCCGTTCATCAGTTGGTTCGAGGGGAACTTGCCTCTTAGCCTCTTCTCAAGTTCGTGCTCCTCGTCGGCAGCGATGTTCTCGGGCTTGAAATGCACAAGCGCGTTGCGAATTCGGACAAGGAGCGCCGCATCCTGGAACGGCTGGGCGCCGCGATCGAGCGGCGGGAGGCCGGCGCACTCCAGCATCCATTGCCATTTCTCGACCGGATCCGTGTTCCGCCCGTTCTTCGTCGCGCGCCACACCATCGCCATCGATGCGACAGTGGGAGGACTGAGGGGCGAGAGATAGCCATCCTCGCGCAGTCCGTGACCATCGTGGGCGTCTTGGAATAGCTCGCTTGCCGCCGCCTCCAGGAAAGCACCTGATGCAATGACGGAAGCGGCCGCGAGAG comes from Solirubrobacter pauli and encodes:
- a CDS encoding TatD family hydrolase, whose protein sequence is MTLLPPIDAHAHIQTGVSARDIAGLKAFVVAVTRERKEWGPALRRTDRLAVWGVGVHPGLPVEISDFDQAAFGEAVERACFVGEIGLDGKSKASMDSQRHVLTQILEVVAARPRPTTIHSAAASGPVLNALRERPIRAPILHWWRGSEKQTREAVELGCYFSINGAEVRRPKVLSLLPPERVLTETDFPYSRRSDPTATQPAAVGSTERALMQNWGLDELALRRLLWQNLAELFDRCDLTERVPSAVQEAMLAAGFR